The proteins below come from a single Miscanthus floridulus cultivar M001 chromosome 1, ASM1932011v1, whole genome shotgun sequence genomic window:
- the LOC136462521 gene encoding senescence-specific cysteine protease SAG39-like, translating to MSASRFLLTVLVVGSVCTAAAPRALAARELAGEEEVAAAAAMASRHEKWMAEHGRTYKDEAEKARRLEIFRANAEFIDSFNAAGKHSHRLATNRFADLTDEEFRAARTGFRPRPAPAAAGSGGGGRFRYENFSLADAAQSVDWRAMGAVTGVKDQGECGCCWAFSAVAAVEGLNKIRTGRLVSLSEQELVDCDVNGEDQGCEGGLMDDAFQFIQRRGGLASESGYPYQGEDGSCRSSAASARAASIRGHEDVPRNNEAALAAAVANQPVSVAINGEDYAFRFYDSGVLGGECGTDLNHAITAVGYGTAADGSRYWLMKNSWGASWGEGGYVRIRRGVRGQGVCGLAKLPSYPV from the exons ATGTCGGCGTCACGTTTCCTCCTCACCGTTCTCGTCGTGGGCAGCGTGTGCACCGCCGCCGCTCCTCGTGCGCtcgcggctcgcgagctggccgGGGAGGAGGAggttgccgccgccgctgcgatGGCGTCGCGGCACGAGAAGTGGATGGCGGAGCACGGGCGCACGTACAAGGACGAGGCGGAGAAGGCGCGGCGGCTGGAGATATTCCGCGCCAACGCGGAGTTCATTGACTCGTTTAACGCTGCAGGGAAGCACAGCCACCGGCTGGCCACCAACAGGTTCGCCGACCTCACTGACGAGGAGTTCCGGGCGGCCAGGACCGGGTTCCGGCCGCGCCCGGCGCCGGCTGCTgcggggagcggcggcggcggccggttcAGATACGAGAACTTCAGCCTGGCGGACGCGGCGCAGAGCGTGGACTGGCGGGCGATGGGCGCCGTCACCGGCGTCAAGGACCAGGGGGAGTGTG GTTGCTGCTGGGCGTtctcggcggtggcggcggtggaagggCTGAACAAGATCCGGACGGGGCGTCTGGTGTCGCTGTCGGAGCAGGAGCTGGTGGACTGCGACGTCAACGGCGAGGACCAGGGCTGCGAGGGCGGCCTCATGGACGACGCGTTCCAGTTCATCCAGCGCCGCGGCGGGCTGGCCTCGGAGTCCGGGTACCCGTACCAGGGCGAGGACGGGTCGTGCCGTTCGTCCGCCGCATCCGCGCGGGCGGCCTCCATCCGGGGCCACGAGGACGTGCCGCGCAACAACGAGGCCGCGCTGGCGGCGGCCGTGGCGAACCAGCCCGTGTCCGTGGCCATCAACGGCGAGGACTACGCGTTCCGGTTCTACGACAGCGGCGTGCTGGGCGGGGAGTGTGGCACCGACCTCAACCACGCCATCACCGCCGTCGGGTACGGCACGGCGGCCGACGGCAGCAGGTACTGGCTGATGAAGAACTCGTGGGGCGCGTCGTGGGGGGAGGGCGGCTACGTCCGGATCCGCCGCGGCGTCCGCGGGCAGGGCGTCTGCGGCCTCGCCAAGCTGCCGTCCTACCCCGTCTAA